AAGAGCTAGGTTTTTACCAAGAACAAGGTCGAGCAAAAAAGCTCTCGGCTGATAGTTTTGCTGCTGCACTACTCATTCAGAGTTGGTATCGAAATCCAGTTGGATTAACGCCATAAAACAAAAAAGCATGTAATTAAAACTACATGCTTTTTTTAATTAAATCATTTCGATTTTATTTTTCAACGATATGCACAGTCGCAGTTCGTCCAGAAACAAAAGCAAGTTCATTCTTCGGTGTTTCATCTAATACAATCTTCACAGGCACACGCTGTGCTAAACGAACCCAACTAAAAGTTGGATTTACATTAGCAAGAAGCTTAGAACTGCTTGAGCGCTCACGATCTTCAATACCCGATGCAATACCTTGTACATGACCTTTAATTTTCTGGTTATCACCCATTAATTGCACAGTAGCCTGATCACCTACATGAATACGATTTAACTTAGTCTCTTCAAAGTAACCCACCACATAGAGCTGTTTACGATCAAGTAATGCTGCAACAGCCTGTCCCACTTGAACATAGTTACCTGGGCGCATATCAAAGTTAGATAATGTACCATCAGCTGGAGCAATTACCGCAGCACGATGCATATTAAGCTCGGCTAAATGCAAATTGCTCGTTGCAACCTCAATGAGGGCCTGTTGCTGCTTAACAGTTGCTTCCGCCTGCTGAATTGCTGCTTGAAGTTGCTCATGCTCTGCAAGGGATTGATCACGTGTGGCAAACACTTGGTCTTGTTCTTGTTTAGAGATAGCACCATCCATTAGGTTCGAGTAACGACCGGCATTTTTCTCGGCCAATTTGATATTACTAGCCGATTTAATCAAGTTCGCTTTTGCTTGTGCCAAACCCGCCTGCGCTTGAGCAAAGGCTGCATTTGCTTTTGCTAAATCCGATTTGGCCTGCTCTACATCTAAAGCTCGACGAGAAACATCAATTTTAAAGAGCACCTGACCTTTTTTTACAGTCTGGTTATCTTGAACCAATACTTCTGTGACAAGGCCAGCGACATCCGAAGATACTTGAATAACATCACCACGCACTCGACCATCACGTGTCCACGGCGCTGCATTATAGTAGTTCCACAAATGCACAATGGTATAGACCGCCACCATTAATGCGACAATCAAAATTACTGGACGGATGACCTTTTTCAAATCCACCTGATTCATTTCACTCACCTAACTCAATCTTTAATTTCGCAATCATCTCTATGCACCCACCCCAACAAAAATTTGATGTATTACCAAAAGCAATAAAAGGTAAAAGCACAAATTGAAAATACTAGGTAATGCAATCCAGCCTTGTGCAATCCACTTGTTGGTCAAAGGACTTAACCCACGAAAACATATATATGCTAAGAGGGCTTGAACGAGCAAAGAAGGCACGTAAATACCATAAACATTAAACTCACCCATTTGCTGTCGCTCCTCTCAAGGTACTGTTCTCATTCATTTGATCTGATGAAACATGACACATGCTATAAGCAATATTGTTAAGTGAAATGAGTAATCTTTGTCGCATCGTCATATCTTCAATATTTGAAGCAAGCTGTTTTAATTCAAATAAGCCGTGATGGATTTGCTCAACCAAAGCCACCGTATTATCTACATCATTTTCTTTGGCTCTAAACAATTCATCTAGATTTTGTTGCAAATTTCCGATGTGATGAGCCAGTTCCGAATTTTGCGGAGACTGATTTGCCAGTTCTTGTAATCTACTTAAATCGACAATACTGCTCGACTCAATCAATGCTTGATGAATTGAGGTTTTAATCTCATTAGATTGCACTACTTTACTGTTAAGAATTCCAATTCGGTCCAGCATACTGCGCAGGTGAACTTTAAAATCAAGACCATAAGGCAAATAGATCGCTTGTCTCATGGCACGATAATGCAAGGCCAGAATACGGCTGGCACTCGTGTCTGGAGACATTGCACGAACAACGTCGATGACAACTAAAGACACTAAAACGCCTAAGATCATGGCAAAAGAACCATCAAGATAAGATACCGCATCCATGCTATAAGCATTATGTAGATTTAGGCCCATCATGGTATTAATACCCAAGACCATACCTACTGGCATAAGCATTTGATTGGCCATCATAGATACAGCAAACAGGAACATCGGCAATAGAACCAGTCCAAGTTCCCAGAATGTGGTGACATGAGGGAAAATACCAAATGCATAAACAAAGACTAAAACTGCTGAAGCAATACTGCCCCAGATAAA
This genomic stretch from Acinetobacter oleivorans DR1 harbors:
- a CDS encoding HlyD family secretion protein, which produces MNQVDLKKVIRPVILIVALMVAVYTIVHLWNYYNAAPWTRDGRVRGDVIQVSSDVAGLVTEVLVQDNQTVKKGQVLFKIDVSRRALDVEQAKSDLAKANAAFAQAQAGLAQAKANLIKSASNIKLAEKNAGRYSNLMDGAISKQEQDQVFATRDQSLAEHEQLQAAIQQAEATVKQQQALIEVATSNLHLAELNMHRAAVIAPADGTLSNFDMRPGNYVQVGQAVAALLDRKQLYVVGYFEETKLNRIHVGDQATVQLMGDNQKIKGHVQGIASGIEDRERSSSSKLLANVNPTFSWVRLAQRVPVKIVLDETPKNELAFVSGRTATVHIVEK
- a CDS encoding DUF1656 domain-containing protein, with the protein product MGEFNVYGIYVPSLLVQALLAYICFRGLSPLTNKWIAQGWIALPSIFNLCFYLLLLLVIHQIFVGVGA